A stretch of the Egicoccus sp. AB-alg6-2 genome encodes the following:
- a CDS encoding Glu/Leu/Phe/Val dehydrogenase: MTPFEAVNHFFQRAAVIDRLSDEAIAVLSGTFRELRVQIAVRCEGGARNVYYGYRVQHNAARGPYKGGIRFHPDADLEEVRALASLMTWKTALVDVPFGGAKGGVQVDATNMSEVDLERITRRYTEQIGHIIGPTRDIPAPDMNTNAQTMSWILDQYGRRYGHTLGIVTGKPVALGGSLGREQATGRGCVIVLDEAARDLDLGEPGEISVAIQGFGNVGSWAAETAIEHGYRVVAVSDIRGGIYQPDGLDIAAVRAHLAESGSVVGMLGTEPVTNEELLELDVDVLIPAALGEVIDHDNADRIRARIVIEGANHPVTPVADEILNGRGVTVVPDILANAGGVTVSYFEWVQNSQDMRWDLETVNARLEAKLRTAYQQCRQFQDEHVDDAKAWGGERLSLREAAFALAVDRVTEAARLRGYV, encoded by the coding sequence ATGACCCCGTTCGAAGCGGTCAACCACTTCTTCCAGCGGGCCGCCGTCATCGACCGGTTGAGCGACGAGGCGATCGCGGTGCTCTCCGGCACCTTCCGGGAACTGCGGGTACAGATCGCCGTCCGCTGCGAAGGTGGCGCACGGAACGTCTACTACGGCTACCGCGTGCAGCACAACGCCGCCCGGGGCCCCTACAAGGGCGGCATCCGCTTCCACCCCGATGCCGACCTCGAGGAAGTACGCGCCCTCGCCTCGCTGATGACCTGGAAGACCGCGCTGGTCGACGTCCCCTTCGGCGGCGCCAAGGGCGGGGTGCAGGTCGACGCGACCAACATGAGTGAGGTCGACCTCGAACGCATCACGCGGCGCTACACCGAGCAGATCGGCCACATCATCGGGCCGACACGCGACATCCCCGCGCCGGACATGAACACCAACGCGCAGACGATGAGCTGGATCCTCGACCAGTACGGACGCCGCTACGGCCACACGCTGGGCATCGTTACCGGCAAGCCAGTGGCGCTCGGCGGATCGCTGGGACGGGAGCAGGCGACCGGTCGCGGGTGTGTCATCGTCCTCGACGAGGCGGCCCGCGACCTCGACCTCGGCGAACCAGGCGAGATCTCGGTGGCCATCCAGGGGTTCGGCAACGTCGGCTCGTGGGCGGCGGAGACCGCGATCGAACACGGCTACCGGGTCGTGGCCGTCTCCGACATCCGTGGCGGCATCTACCAGCCGGACGGACTGGACATCGCCGCCGTCCGTGCACACCTGGCCGAGAGCGGCAGCGTGGTCGGCATGCTCGGCACCGAGCCGGTCACCAACGAGGAACTGCTGGAACTCGACGTCGACGTGCTGATTCCCGCGGCACTCGGCGAGGTGATCGACCACGACAACGCCGACCGGATCCGGGCGCGCATCGTCATCGAGGGTGCGAACCATCCGGTCACCCCGGTCGCGGACGAGATCCTCAACGGTCGCGGTGTGACGGTGGTGCCCGACATCCTCGCCAACGCCGGCGGGGTGACGGTCAGCTACTTCGAGTGGGTGCAGAACAGCCAGGACATGCGCTGGGACCTCGAGACGGTCAACGCCCGGCTCGAGGCGAAGCTGCGCACCGCCTACCAACAGTGCCGCCAGTTCCAGGACGAGCACGTCGACGACGCCAAGGCGTGGGGCGGCGAGCGGTTGTCCCTGCGCGAGGCCGCCTTCGCGCTGGCCGTCGACCGCGTCACCGAAGCGGCCCGCCTCCGCGGCTACGTCTGA
- a CDS encoding response regulator transcription factor: protein MGGSAARVLLVEDDQALRAAVRSALADEGYTVHDEPDGMRIRPTATAFQPDLAVLDVRLPDGPSGLSIARVLRELDAQLPIIFLTAADSTDDRLAGFDAGADDYLVKPFVMAELLARVRALLRRSGRLTSDTWQVGDLLVDEDTRRVRCNGIEVELTRTEFDLLVALGRNPDRVLSKTQLLSAVWGFDSYDVNVVEVQISGLRRKLEAHLPRMIHTVRGSGYRLRPPAD, encoded by the coding sequence ATGGGCGGCAGCGCCGCACGCGTGTTGCTGGTCGAGGACGACCAGGCACTGCGCGCTGCCGTGCGCTCGGCATTGGCGGACGAGGGCTACACCGTCCACGACGAGCCCGACGGCATGCGCATCAGGCCCACCGCCACCGCGTTCCAACCTGACCTCGCCGTCCTCGACGTCCGGCTGCCCGACGGCCCCAGTGGCCTCAGCATCGCCCGGGTCCTGCGCGAGCTCGACGCGCAGCTGCCCATCATCTTCCTCACGGCCGCCGACTCCACCGACGACCGCCTCGCCGGCTTCGACGCCGGCGCGGACGACTACCTCGTCAAGCCGTTCGTGATGGCCGAACTGCTCGCCCGCGTCCGCGCGTTGCTGCGCCGCAGCGGCCGGCTGACCTCCGACACCTGGCAGGTCGGCGACCTGCTCGTCGACGAGGACACCCGGCGCGTCCGCTGCAACGGCATCGAGGTGGAACTGACGAGGACCGAGTTCGACCTGCTCGTCGCGCTCGGGCGCAATCCCGACCGGGTGCTGTCCAAGACCCAACTGCTGTCCGCGGTGTGGGGCTTCGACTCCTACGACGTCAACGTCGTCGAGGTACAGATCAGCGGCCTGCGCCGCAAGCTCGAGGCGCACCTTCCCCGCATGATCCACACCGTCCGCGGCTCGGGCTACCGCCTGCGCCCGCCCGCCGACTGA
- a CDS encoding type IV toxin-antitoxin system AbiEi family antitoxin has translation MPTVDERAQEFGREQYGRVTRRQLREQAGVSDWTIRHRLTGASWNEPHPGVIDLRTHTSSWRGQVMEVLLLAGDDAWASHRTAAHLHQFLDVQRPDRIEVVVPRGRNPRIRSTRFRTTSSIGADEVTEVHRLRCTTPARTLLDLASCTAPRELERLLADRLRRDRGLLDELLALADRHRHVPGRRRLLDVAARLPSGSEKLGSPLEVAGVQRLRRLGAPPFVLQFVVRGPGGERIKRVDVAWPERMTLLEFDGAAYHDLSAARREDARVRDRMRALGWHVEVARRADLDGPALAGFVRRLRAG, from the coding sequence ATGCCCACTGTCGACGAACGCGCGCAGGAGTTCGGCCGGGAGCAATACGGCCGTGTGACGCGCCGGCAACTCCGCGAGCAGGCCGGCGTCTCGGACTGGACGATCCGTCATCGGCTGACCGGCGCATCCTGGAACGAGCCGCATCCGGGTGTCATCGACCTGCGCACCCATACGTCGTCCTGGCGGGGGCAGGTGATGGAGGTGTTGCTGCTCGCCGGCGACGACGCGTGGGCCTCGCACCGCACCGCCGCTCACCTGCACCAGTTCCTCGACGTACAGCGGCCCGACCGCATCGAGGTGGTGGTGCCACGCGGCCGCAACCCCCGCATCCGTTCGACGCGGTTCCGTACCACGTCGTCGATCGGCGCCGACGAGGTCACCGAGGTGCACCGGCTGCGGTGCACGACGCCGGCACGGACGCTCCTCGACCTCGCGTCCTGTACCGCTCCTCGTGAGCTGGAACGCCTGCTCGCGGACCGGCTGCGACGGGATCGCGGGCTGCTGGACGAACTCCTCGCACTCGCCGATCGGCACCGCCACGTGCCGGGTCGACGCCGCCTGCTCGACGTCGCGGCGCGACTTCCTAGCGGCAGCGAGAAACTCGGCTCACCGCTGGAGGTCGCCGGGGTGCAGCGGCTACGTCGGCTTGGCGCGCCCCCGTTCGTCCTGCAGTTCGTCGTACGCGGCCCTGGCGGTGAGCGGATCAAGCGCGTCGACGTCGCCTGGCCCGAGCGGATGACGCTCCTCGAGTTCGACGGCGCCGCGTACCACGACCTGTCGGCGGCGCGACGCGAGGATGCCCGTGTCCGCGACCGCATGCGCGCCCTCGGCTGGCACGTCGAGGTGGCCCGCCGCGCCGATCTCGACGGGCCGGCTCTCGCCGGTTTCGTCCGCCGGCTGCGCGCAGGCTGA
- a CDS encoding response regulator, producing the protein MGEYAEAPRGRVLVLAAADSTLASAIMGVIADAGFEPVGVVEHWSDALEYVIDQHIEVVVVDLTMGGRMGTRVVSTIRAAGDCEVFVISPLQAIDVALAEAGAAGVVSRDDLRPLAAMLRRSGNAPAHL; encoded by the coding sequence ATGGGCGAGTACGCCGAGGCACCGAGGGGCCGCGTACTCGTGCTCGCTGCAGCGGATTCGACGCTGGCGTCGGCGATCATGGGGGTGATCGCCGACGCTGGCTTCGAACCGGTCGGTGTCGTCGAACATTGGTCGGACGCGCTCGAGTATGTCATCGACCAGCACATCGAGGTGGTCGTCGTCGACCTCACGATGGGGGGGCGGATGGGGACCCGCGTGGTGTCCACCATCCGGGCCGCCGGGGACTGCGAGGTGTTCGTCATCTCGCCGTTGCAGGCCATCGATGTGGCGTTGGCCGAAGCCGGCGCCGCCGGTGTCGTCTCTCGCGACGACCTGCGTCCGCTCGCCGCCATGCTGCGGCGTTCTGGGAACGCGCCGGCTCACCTCTGA
- the ilvA gene encoding threonine ammonia-lyase — protein sequence MELVGIEAVRAAQRLLEGVTQVTPMERSRAIGAATGGDVWLKCENLQRTGSFKLRGAYNRICQLSDDERRHGVVCASAGNHAQGVALAAKLQGVAATVFMPKEAPLPKVDATEAYGAEVQLVGESFDDALQRALAFAEEEGRVFVHPFDHPDIIAGQGTVGLEIVDQLPEVGTVLVCVGGGGLISGTAVALRALRPDVRIVGVQAAGASSFERSLQEGTPVEAATCDTIADGIAVKRPGELTLAHVEALVDEVVTVDDEELARAVVLLLERAKLVVEPAGAAAVAALLSGRVEVRGPVVAMLSGGNIDPLVLQHLVTGGLTTEGRYVTLRTTVPDHPGELSRLLRLVGEQRANVVGVAHHRLEHRLQLGQVEVVLELETRGHDHVEGLRQALVEAGYPQPRL from the coding sequence GTGGAGCTCGTCGGCATCGAGGCCGTCCGCGCCGCCCAGCGGCTGCTCGAGGGGGTTACGCAGGTGACGCCGATGGAGCGTTCGCGAGCCATCGGTGCGGCCACCGGGGGGGACGTGTGGCTCAAGTGCGAGAACCTGCAGCGCACCGGCTCGTTCAAGCTCCGCGGCGCCTACAACCGCATCTGTCAGCTCTCCGACGACGAACGTCGCCACGGCGTGGTGTGCGCGTCCGCCGGCAACCACGCGCAGGGCGTCGCGTTGGCCGCCAAGCTGCAGGGCGTGGCCGCGACGGTGTTCATGCCCAAGGAGGCGCCGCTGCCGAAGGTCGACGCCACGGAGGCGTACGGCGCCGAGGTCCAGCTCGTCGGCGAGTCCTTCGACGACGCCCTGCAACGCGCGCTGGCGTTCGCCGAGGAGGAGGGCCGGGTCTTCGTGCACCCGTTCGACCACCCCGACATCATCGCGGGGCAGGGGACCGTCGGCCTGGAGATCGTCGACCAGCTCCCCGAGGTGGGGACGGTGCTGGTCTGCGTCGGTGGCGGCGGGCTGATCTCGGGTACCGCCGTCGCGCTCCGTGCGCTGCGTCCCGACGTTCGCATCGTCGGTGTGCAGGCGGCGGGCGCGTCGTCGTTCGAGCGCTCGCTGCAGGAAGGCACCCCCGTCGAGGCAGCGACCTGCGACACCATCGCCGACGGCATCGCGGTGAAGCGGCCGGGCGAGCTGACGCTTGCGCACGTGGAGGCCCTGGTCGACGAGGTGGTGACCGTCGACGACGAGGAGCTCGCGCGCGCCGTCGTGCTCCTGCTGGAGCGTGCCAAGCTCGTCGTCGAGCCCGCCGGCGCCGCGGCCGTCGCCGCGCTGCTGTCCGGCCGCGTCGAGGTGCGCGGACCGGTCGTGGCGATGCTCTCCGGCGGCAACATCGACCCGCTCGTGCTGCAACACCTCGTCACCGGCGGGCTCACGACCGAGGGCCGCTACGTGACGCTGCGCACCACCGTCCCGGACCACCCGGGCGAGCTGTCCCGCCTGCTCCGCCTCGTCGGCGAGCAGCGGGCCAACGTCGTCGGGGTCGCCCACCACCGGCTCGAGCACCGTTTGCAGCTCGGACAGGTCGAGGTGGTGCTCGAGCTCGAGACCCGCGGGCACGACCACGTCGAGGGGCTGCGCCAGGCCCTGGTCGAGGCCGGCTACCCCCAGCCCCGCCTCTGA
- a CDS encoding inositol-3-phosphate synthase, producing the protein MSDVSSQPRLEAPSIAPADGKLGVICVGLGAVATTFIAGVELIRRGMAEPIGSLSQMGTIRLGKRTDERAPVIKDFVPLADLDDIVFGAWDPFEDDAYVSAANAGVLDTARHLEPIADALREIRPMKAAFDPAYVKKLDGPNVMADTSKRALLEGIRQDLRDFREQHGCDRMVVIWCGSTEVYIEIGAAHQDLASFEAAIDADDDGISPSMLYAYAALLEGVPFANGAPNLTVDVPALRQFASDNGVPICGKDFKTGQTLVKTVLAPMFKARMLGMAGWYSTNILGNRDGEVLDDPESFKTKETSKLGVLDTILQPEMYPELYGDLHHVVRINYYPPRGDNKEGWDNIDFFGWLGYPMQLKVDFLCRDSILAAPLALDLALFLDLAQRAGMSGIQEWLSFYFKAPQTAPGLYPEHDLFIQQTKLKNTLRWLMGEDQITHLGVEYYADDYLPEH; encoded by the coding sequence GTGTCCGACGTCTCGTCCCAGCCGCGCCTCGAAGCGCCCAGCATCGCGCCCGCCGACGGCAAGCTCGGGGTCATCTGCGTCGGCCTCGGCGCCGTCGCCACCACCTTCATCGCCGGCGTCGAGCTGATCCGGCGCGGCATGGCGGAGCCGATCGGGTCGCTGAGCCAGATGGGGACGATCCGCCTCGGCAAGCGCACCGACGAGCGTGCGCCGGTGATCAAGGACTTCGTTCCGCTCGCCGACCTCGACGACATCGTCTTCGGCGCCTGGGACCCGTTCGAGGACGACGCCTACGTGTCGGCCGCCAACGCCGGCGTGCTCGACACCGCCCGCCACCTCGAGCCGATCGCCGACGCCCTGCGCGAGATCCGCCCGATGAAGGCCGCCTTCGACCCGGCGTACGTGAAGAAGCTCGACGGCCCCAACGTCATGGCCGACACCTCCAAGCGGGCGCTGCTCGAGGGCATCCGACAGGACCTGCGCGACTTCCGCGAACAGCACGGGTGCGACCGCATGGTCGTCATCTGGTGCGGATCGACCGAGGTCTACATCGAGATCGGCGCCGCCCACCAGGACCTCGCGTCGTTCGAGGCGGCCATCGACGCCGACGACGACGGGATCAGCCCGTCGATGCTGTACGCCTACGCCGCCCTGCTCGAAGGGGTGCCGTTCGCCAACGGCGCCCCGAACCTGACCGTGGACGTGCCGGCCCTGCGGCAGTTCGCCTCCGACAACGGGGTGCCGATCTGCGGCAAGGACTTCAAGACCGGCCAGACGCTGGTCAAGACCGTGCTGGCGCCGATGTTCAAGGCCCGCATGCTGGGGATGGCGGGCTGGTACTCGACCAACATCCTGGGCAACCGCGACGGTGAGGTGCTCGACGACCCGGAGTCGTTCAAGACCAAGGAGACCTCGAAGCTCGGGGTGCTGGACACCATCCTGCAGCCCGAGATGTACCCCGAGCTCTACGGCGACCTCCACCACGTGGTGCGGATCAACTACTACCCGCCGCGTGGCGACAACAAGGAGGGCTGGGACAACATCGACTTCTTCGGCTGGCTCGGGTACCCGATGCAGCTCAAGGTCGACTTCCTGTGCCGCGACTCCATCCTCGCCGCCCCGCTCGCGCTCGACCTGGCGCTGTTCCTCGACCTCGCCCAGCGGGCCGGGATGAGCGGTATCCAGGAGTGGCTGAGCTTCTACTTCAAGGCGCCCCAGACCGCGCCGGGCCTGTACCCCGAGCACGACCTGTTCATCCAGCAGACCAAGCTCAAGAACACGCTGCGTTGGCTGATGGGCGAGGACCAGATCACCCACCTCGGCGTCGAGTACTACGCCGACGACTACCTCCCCGAGCACTGA
- a CDS encoding Ig-like domain repeat protein, with protein sequence MLMTTAGVAAADEADNNALDSSGNTAIAEGGSTSIRYWIVQKGNDGGPTGGQQGNCNARPATPTTVAILAPSDVTVSPSSLTFTECGDANSGFQTVSFSSAKAGSYAITHRVTDTSSGETSNSADFTLRVTAPATAATSLGSVSGSGTYGGAGTLTATLTAGGAGVNGKSVAFTIGNSPAGSATTNSSGVATLTNVSLESLAAGSHSVGASFAGDSTHSSSTGSGTLAIAKAPTTTTVTCPASVDYSGSAITPCSAQVTGAGGLNETLTPAYTNNTNTGTASASASFAETVNYLG encoded by the coding sequence ATGCTCATGACGACCGCCGGCGTCGCAGCAGCAGACGAAGCCGACAACAACGCACTCGACTCCAGCGGCAACACCGCCATCGCCGAAGGCGGCTCGACGTCGATTCGATACTGGATTGTGCAGAAGGGTAATGACGGCGGTCCCACCGGCGGGCAGCAGGGTAACTGCAACGCAAGACCAGCTACTCCAACAACCGTGGCGATTCTCGCCCCGAGCGACGTCACGGTGTCTCCGTCGTCATTGACGTTTACCGAGTGCGGTGACGCAAACTCTGGCTTCCAAACCGTCAGCTTCTCGTCCGCGAAGGCCGGGTCGTACGCCATCACGCACCGGGTGACTGACACGAGCAGCGGGGAGACAAGCAACTCGGCGGACTTCACACTGCGTGTCACCGCGCCGGCCACGGCGGCGACCAGCCTTGGCTCGGTTAGCGGCAGCGGGACGTACGGCGGTGCCGGGACACTGACGGCCACGCTGACCGCTGGTGGAGCCGGCGTGAACGGGAAATCCGTTGCGTTCACCATCGGCAACTCGCCCGCAGGTAGCGCAACGACGAACAGCTCGGGCGTTGCAACGCTGACGAACGTTTCGTTGGAGAGCCTGGCAGCTGGTTCTCATTCGGTGGGAGCAAGTTTCGCCGGTGACTCCACGCACTCGTCGAGCACGGGCTCCGGCACCCTCGCCATCGCGAAGGCACCCACAACCACGACGGTGACCTGCCCGGCAAGTGTGGACTACTCCGGTTCGGCGATCACGCCGTGCTCCGCGCAGGTGACTGGCGCGGGTGGTCTGAACGAGACCTTGACCCCGGCGTACACCAACAACACCAACACCGGGACCGCGTCGGCGTCGGCGTCGTTCGCTGAGACCGTCAACTACCTGGG
- a CDS encoding ATP-binding protein: MRTPSLRRRVTVSGVVVFALLVTLLDIFVYLTLRERLQDTLAEVLDTRVDLARELGEQLPADELVARLTALGVPVTATTAEGEVLTGEPATPRFGAGPPGPVTTMPTPRVSEPVRLEDGTTLEVYASSAGVEATLARTATLLLVGTVLALAIAAVLFRRAAAVVVAPLEEVAAAAGRTTQGHAGERLRPDDPDTELGQLATAYDTMLDALEEALGTARAAEERTRRFVDDAAHQMRTPIATLRSCVEALLKTAQPDIRDELFGYVIRETARCQRLLDDLLNAARFDQGHDLAFASHDLAAICLDEVERARSLAPALTLVMTAPSDAVEVRVDADAIRELLANLLDNARRHAATRIEVVVSDASDAVTVTVADDGPGLPTGSEERVFERFTSLDGRGGSGLGLPIARQIARTHGGGLAYSDGAFRLRLPRTNVTGDGAQR; the protein is encoded by the coding sequence ATGCGGACCCCATCGCTGCGCCGGCGTGTGACGGTCTCCGGCGTCGTCGTCTTCGCCCTGCTCGTCACGCTCCTCGACATCTTCGTCTACCTCACGTTGCGCGAACGGCTCCAGGACACGCTGGCCGAGGTGCTCGACACCCGCGTCGACCTGGCCCGCGAGCTCGGGGAGCAACTCCCGGCCGACGAACTCGTCGCACGGCTGACCGCGCTCGGCGTGCCGGTGACGGCCACCACGGCCGAAGGCGAGGTGCTGACCGGTGAACCGGCGACCCCGCGCTTCGGGGCAGGCCCCCCGGGCCCGGTCACGACGATGCCCACGCCCCGCGTCTCCGAACCGGTGCGACTCGAGGACGGCACCACCCTCGAGGTGTACGCCTCCAGCGCCGGCGTCGAGGCGACGCTGGCGCGAACTGCAACGTTGCTGCTGGTCGGCACCGTGCTGGCACTGGCGATCGCGGCCGTGTTGTTCCGGCGCGCAGCCGCCGTGGTCGTCGCCCCCCTCGAGGAGGTCGCGGCGGCCGCCGGGCGGACGACGCAGGGCCACGCCGGCGAACGGCTCCGCCCGGACGACCCCGACACCGAGCTCGGCCAGCTCGCCACCGCCTACGACACGATGCTCGACGCACTCGAGGAGGCGCTGGGCACCGCGCGCGCGGCCGAGGAGCGGACCCGCCGGTTCGTCGACGACGCCGCCCACCAGATGCGCACCCCCATCGCCACGCTGCGTTCCTGCGTCGAAGCCCTGCTCAAGACCGCCCAACCCGACATCCGCGACGAGCTGTTCGGGTATGTCATCCGCGAGACCGCCCGCTGTCAGCGCCTGTTGGACGACCTGCTGAACGCGGCCCGCTTCGACCAGGGACACGACCTGGCCTTCGCATCGCACGACCTGGCCGCGATCTGCCTCGACGAGGTCGAGCGTGCCCGCAGCCTCGCGCCCGCGTTGACGCTCGTGATGACGGCCCCCAGCGACGCCGTCGAGGTCCGCGTCGACGCGGACGCCATCCGCGAACTACTCGCGAACCTGCTCGACAACGCCCGCCGCCACGCCGCCACCCGCATCGAGGTGGTGGTGAGCGACGCAAGTGACGCCGTGACCGTCACGGTCGCCGACGACGGTCCCGGCCTGCCCACCGGCAGCGAGGAACGCGTCTTCGAGCGATTCACGTCACTCGACGGGCGCGGTGGCTCCGGGCTCGGGCTGCCGATCGCCCGCCAGATCGCGCGCACGCACGGCGGCGGGCTCGCCTACTCCGACGGGGCCTTCCGACTGCGCCTGCCCCGCACGAACGTGACCGGCGACGGCGCTCAGAGGTGA
- a CDS encoding class II fumarate hydratase: MAGEFRTAHDTMGEMQIPVDALWGASTQRAVENFPVSGQPVPLEVVHAHAMLKWAAATANEETGVVDAEVADAIRRAADEVIDGQLDEHFPVDVFQTGSGTSTNMNVNEVVANRAKQLLGEDLSSGKVHPNDHVNASQSSNDTFPTSVHVAVARVARYETIPALQELAASLRRKSDEWADVVKSGRTHLMDATPVTLGQEFGGYARQVELGVARIEKALDSVYELALGGTAVGTGLNCPPGFVDRVIELMAERTELPFREAEDHFEAQGSRDALVEISGALKTVAVSLIKIANDVRWMASGPRTGLYEIQLPEIQPGSSIMPGKVNPVIPESVRQVAAQVIGNDAAVTVGGLSGELELNVMIPLMARNVIESERLLASVSRVFVEKCLDGTEATEQGPQLVERSLMQVTALVPEIGYERSAALAKKAHKEGKTLREVAVEDGVEEATLDRVLDYKRMTEGGIL; the protein is encoded by the coding sequence ATGGCAGGCGAGTTCCGCACGGCCCACGACACGATGGGCGAGATGCAGATCCCGGTCGACGCGCTATGGGGCGCCAGCACGCAGCGGGCCGTCGAGAACTTCCCCGTCTCCGGCCAGCCGGTCCCCCTCGAGGTGGTGCACGCCCACGCGATGCTCAAGTGGGCCGCCGCGACCGCGAACGAGGAGACCGGGGTCGTCGACGCCGAGGTGGCCGACGCCATCCGCCGCGCGGCCGACGAGGTGATCGACGGCCAACTCGACGAGCACTTCCCCGTCGACGTGTTCCAGACCGGGTCGGGCACCTCGACCAACATGAACGTCAACGAGGTGGTCGCCAACCGGGCCAAGCAGCTGCTGGGCGAGGACCTGTCGTCGGGCAAGGTGCACCCCAACGACCACGTCAACGCGTCGCAGTCGTCCAACGACACCTTCCCGACCTCGGTCCACGTCGCGGTCGCGCGCGTGGCCAGGTACGAGACCATCCCCGCGCTGCAGGAGCTGGCCGCCTCGCTGCGCCGCAAGTCGGACGAGTGGGCCGACGTCGTCAAGTCGGGCCGCACGCACCTGATGGACGCCACACCGGTCACGCTCGGCCAGGAGTTCGGTGGCTACGCGCGCCAGGTCGAGCTCGGGGTCGCCCGCATCGAGAAGGCACTGGACTCGGTCTACGAGCTCGCGCTGGGAGGCACCGCCGTCGGGACCGGGCTCAACTGCCCGCCCGGATTCGTCGACCGCGTCATCGAGCTGATGGCGGAACGCACCGAGCTGCCGTTCCGCGAGGCCGAGGACCACTTCGAGGCGCAGGGTTCCCGAGACGCGCTGGTGGAGATCTCCGGCGCGCTCAAGACCGTCGCGGTCAGCCTCATCAAGATCGCCAACGACGTGCGGTGGATGGCGTCGGGCCCGCGCACCGGCCTGTACGAGATCCAGCTGCCCGAGATCCAGCCCGGTTCCTCGATCATGCCGGGCAAGGTCAACCCGGTGATCCCGGAGTCGGTCCGCCAGGTCGCCGCGCAGGTGATCGGCAACGACGCCGCCGTCACGGTCGGTGGCCTCTCCGGTGAGCTCGAGCTCAACGTCATGATTCCGCTGATGGCCCGCAACGTCATCGAGTCCGAGCGCCTGCTCGCCTCCGTCAGCCGCGTCTTCGTCGAGAAGTGCCTCGACGGCACCGAGGCGACCGAGCAGGGCCCACAACTGGTGGAGCGCTCCCTGATGCAGGTCACCGCGCTGGTGCCCGAAATCGGGTACGAGCGCTCCGCTGCGCTGGCCAAGAAGGCCCACAAGGAGGGCAAGACGTTGCGCGAGGTGGCCGTCGAGGACGGCGTCGAGGAGGCGACGCTCGACCGCGTGCTCGACTACAAGCGGATGACCGAGGGCGGCATCCTCTGA